The stretch of DNA GAAGTCGGCCATGGCGGCGCGATCGCCCTGGGAGAGCAGCCGCAGTTCGTAGAGCGAATCGCTGCCCTGCCGGGTAAAGTGGGCCTGGGTGGCCTCTTTCACTCCGGCCTTGAGCGCCGACTGGTAGACCTGCTCGGCCACCACAATTTGGTTTTGCTGGATGGGCTCAAAGCCCGTTTCCTCAAAAATTTTCTGGGGGGTGAGGCCCGCCTTTTGCAGCGCCTGGCAGCCCTGGGCCCAATCAACCCAGGTGCCTTCCTTGCGCCGCAGCCGCAGCAGGATGTCCTGTACGGCAGCGGCATCGGGGGGAGACGAAGAACCGGGGAAAACCATTGCGATCGCCACGTCAATGCTACATTCTCCCTGACTCTATCGCGGATAGCTGCCCTTCACCGCTACCGTGAGACAAAACTTGGGCCAAAACGTGAGACAAAATCGGGGCCGAAAATCGGGCTAAAACTGGAGCCAAAAATAGGGGTTGACGATGGTACCCCCCTTGCGTCACTATTGTTGATGCGCTCAACGCCGCCGTTGACGCGCTTAAATGAATCCCTCGGGGCTATAGCTCAGCTGGTAGAGCACTTGCATGGCATGCAAGGGGTCAGCGGTTCGAATCCGCTTAGCTCCATAAGTCATATAGCGATGGCCATTGCGCTTAGGACATTGGCCTCCTCTAAAGGCAAAAACTGGGGCAGCGCAATGGCGTATAGCCATTAGTTTTAGGGGCATTGGTCATGTCCTAACGGTTCTGGCGATGGCTATAAACATGGCTATAAACAAAGAGTCATAGACAAACCATAGAAAAGGGCTCGGTGGTTAAACCACTGAGCCCTTGTTTACAGGTTCAGAACGGTCGATTTACGGAGGGTCTAGGGACTAGAAGGTGTAGCCCAGACCGATGGTGCCGTTGACGCGGCTGTTGCCGTGCAGCGACCAGTTGACGCCACCGTTGGCCACAATACGGTCGGTGATGCGGTAATCAACGCCACCGGTGACCAGCGGGCCGACGGTGGTCGAGCCTTCGGTAGCCACCGACAGGCCAGCGCCCACGTAGGGTAGCAGACGACCGTTGTTGGTCACGGGGTTGAAGTCGTAGGTGACGGGCAGCAGGAAGGAGGTTTCACCATTGCCGCTGAAGTTGAGGTCGGTGATCACACCGGGGCGCAGCGAGATGTTGTCAGCCACGGTGAACTTGCTGTTGACCGACAGGCCCACGTCGCTAGTGCCCACGTTGCCGATGCCGACGCCAGCGCCGACGTAGTTGTAGTCCGTGGGAGCCTGCTGAGCGTTAGCGGCCATGGGCAGGGCAACCATAGAAGCAGCGGTAAGACCCAGGGCGATCGCAGCGATAGAACGGGTTTTCATAGTCATTCTCCAAATGCAAACTGTGTGTTGTTGTGGTTGAGGCCCACCCAAACCGGCCAATGCGATTTAGAGTCGGTGCCATTCGGTCGGGACGGGTATGGCGGTGAAGCAGTTGTCTTCGCTTTCGCCATGACACTGTTGTAGCGCTGGGGCCCAGGTACCCTTGAGCGGGGCCATGACACTTTGTGTAGTGGGTGATACTCACCTACCAACCCAAAAAACGCGGCAAGTTTTCCAAACCCTTACCTGGCAAGGGCTAACGAGCTTAGGGTGGGGGCAAAAGGGCGATCGCTATTTCCCAGCCAGCGACGGAATTGACCCACGTTTGCAGGCAGGCTGCCAACTGGCACAGCCAACTGGCATATTGCAGGCGGTTCCCGGATTCGCCGTTGGGAATGAACCTACTGACCCTGGCCTTGAATCAGGCTATTGATCTGGCTAAAGATTTCCTCAAACAGCTGGGGTGGTGCCCCGCCTGAAATCAGCAGGTCGTTCATGATAAACGAGGGAGTGCCCTGGAGCCGGAGCTGCTCGGCCAGGTCCAGGTCCTGCTGAATAGCGGCCTCGGCTTCGGCGCTGGCGCGATCGCGGTTAAACTGCTCCACATCCAGGCCCATGGCCTCGGCCAACTCCACATAGAGTTCCTCGCCCAGGCGGGCCTGGTTGGCAAACAGGCCGTCGTGGTACAGCCAAAACTGGCCCTGCTGCTGTGCTGCCCAGGCCGCCTTGGCCGAGGGCATGGCCTCAGGGTGAATTTGCGTCAGCGGAAAATGCTTATAGACATAGAGCAGGTCATCTTCGTGGTTGCCCACGAAGGATTTCATGTTGCCCGCCGCGACCACACAGTAGGGACACTGAAAGTCTGAAAACTTAAACAGCACAATCGGGGCGTTGGGGTTCCCTCGGGTCGGCGAATCCCCCAGCAGGCTGGCCCGATCCATAGACCCAATCACCTGAGTAACGATGGTCTGGTGGGCCTCGGGACTCTCCGGGGGACCGGCCTGGTTGCGCCGGGGCACCAGGAGCAGCAGCGGAATCAGCATGCCGACCACCAGGGCACCCACAATGCCCCACAGGACAAGTTTGGAATTGCGCAGCCGGGTCAACAGATTGTCCATGGCCAAAGGCTCCCTGTGCTAATGCCACCCCCATCATGCCGTTCCGGGGGGCGCCTGGCCAGGGGCCAGGCGCTTTACTGCCGCCGTTCAGGCAGGGGGGAGGGCAGCCTGAACAGCGCCATCTCCTGATCGATGCGCTGCCAGAAGATGTCTCGCAGCCGACGCTTGGCCCGCGAGGCCCGCTGGCGCAGGGCAGCTTCGGTGGCAGCGGGCTGACCGTCGGCCACCAGCCACTGGCTGATCCTGGCCCACGACCAGTCGCGCACGGTGCGCAGGTAGAGCAAACAAGTGGCTTCAGGGTCTTCCTGGTTGAGCAAGTCCAGGGCCTGGTAGAGCAGATCCAGTTCCTCCACAAAAACCTGCTGCTGCATCAGGGTGAGGCGGGGATCGGGCAGGACGGCCTCCATCACTTGGGGATCGGTGGCGCTCTCCCGGTGCTTACGCTTGCGTTCGTAGATCACATTGAAGGCCGTGGCCTTGAGCCAGGCATGGGGATTGCGGATGACCTCGCCAGCCTGGAGCTTTTTTTTGCCCCGCAGGTAGGCCTCGTGGAGAATTTCGTAGGCTTCGTACTGAGTTTCCAGGTGGTACTGCTTGAGGGTTCTTTGAATAGCGCTCAGAATCGGGTAGGCGTGGGGGTTGTCTCTGCCCAGAATTTCACTCAGCGCTTGATCGAAGACGTCTGGGGCTGGAGCATCGGCGGGCGGGCGGAACTCATTCAAACCACTGGCGTCGGCAGATTGGCTCATATTCCCTGGGGCGTTAGGTGAGGCATCACTCACTTAACAAGTGATATAAGCTGCTCCAATGTGACATATCCAAATTGCGGCCACGACAGCAAATTCCAAAGAAACGTAACGCGCCCCTGTCACAACTCCAGGGGTCGGGGCACTAATACACTAGCGTGGCGATCGCCAGGCCCCTGTGCCCCGTTAAACCCTGAGGCCCGTGGGCTGGGCGCTGGGCTGCGGCGCTGGGCATCGCGGCGGATATGCCATGGGCGCTCAGTTTGGCTGTGCTTTGGCCAGGCTACGGGTTCGAGGGAGATCGGTGCAACCCTGATTCGAGACTGATTTGAAGCTGTTCTCTACTACGGCACGCGAGGAGTATGAACACAGAACACGCAACGGCACCCCAAGACAAGCTTCACCATCCGTCGATGGCGACGGCGGCCAGTTGCCCCGGTCCCACAAACCCCGCCCTGCTGGCGGTCGAAGGCGAGGTTCCCCTCGATGGTCTCAGGCTGGCGTTGCAACAGTACCGCTCTACCCTGGTTCACTACTGCACCCTGGCCCTCCAGCCCGACCTCAGTGCCGACGATGAAACCCGTTTGGGCCGCATTCTGGCCCAGGCAGTCGATGACCCCCTGCTCAGTTTTTGGCTCGATGAGGCCGACAGTTGGGTGGCCAAACATCTGGACCTACTCCCCGAGGAAACCCTCCAGCAACAGCAGGGTAAGCTGCGGCGGATCCTTGGCCAAACCTGGGTCGATACCCTCTGGCAGGATTTGCAGCATCGCACCAAGGCCCTGCAGGCCTATCTCAAACGGGTGGGGGTCTACAGCGGTGCGATCGATGGCGTGATGGGGCCAACTACCCAGCACGCGATAGAATCCCTCAAGACGGCGTACCCCGACGACTGGCCGCTGGGGTACCTGTAGGCACTGGCACAGCGGTAGGGATACAATCGCCATGAAGCAGTTAGCGGTAAAGGCTAAGACCTGTCTAGAACAGGCTATTTTACTCGTTCTTGGGGTCAGTTTGGCGATCGGGCTTGGGCTTACCCTACACCCCCCGATCGCGATCGCCGCCCCCACGTCTTCTACCGGGCCCACGCCCCTCACGATTCACCTGGGCACCACCGACGGCAGCCTGCGGTTTGAGCCCGACCACATCCAGTTTGTGGCCGGCCAGCGCTACAGGCTGGTGCTCGACAACCCCAGCCCCGAGAAGCACTACTTTACCGCCAAGGACTTTGCCGATGGCATCTGGTCGCAGAAGGTACAGGCCGCAGGCGTGGAGGTCAAAGGTGCCATCCACGAGCTAGAACTCAAGCCCGGGGCGATCGCCGAGTGGGTGTTTGTGCCCGAGCGCCCGGGCGTCTACGAGCTGCACTGCGCGATCGCAGGCCATGCCGAAGCCGGCATGGTGGGGCAGCTAGAAATCGTAGCGAACCAGGGGTTGTAATACCAAACGTCCATACCGCTGGCGTGGCTTGGACGTTGGCATCCTCCTGGAACCTTGGGCCAGCAGCAGCTAGTTGACGACAGCGGGTCAAAAAAAAGGAGGTGAGTAATCTCACCTCCCATGGACCATTAGGATGCATTTAAGTCTGTTGGAGCGCCAGGGAACCAGCGCTACCACTATTGGGCCACTTACTAGGCAGAGAGCTTGCGGCGGCGCAGGGTCGTAAACCCACCGACGCCCAGGACGACCATGCCCAGCAGGGCCGAAGGTTCGGGAACATCTGCGGCCGGAGGCGCTCCGTGCTGAATACCGCGCACCGCAAAGATGACGTCGTTGTAGTCGCGATCGCCGCCGCCAACAATATCTTCAAAGCCCAGAATGATCCAATCCTTGTGCTGGAAGGCCACCACGTGCTGAAGCCCAAAGGGGTTTGCGGCCGCATTGGTGCCCAGCATGGTGGTGCCGCCATTCTTCCCGTTGGACTTGATCATGAAGTCGAGCTGGGTGGGGCCGACGAACCCGCCCAGGCTCACCCC from Leptolyngbya sp. KIOST-1 encodes:
- a CDS encoding porin family protein, with protein sequence MKTRSIAAIALGLTAASMVALPMAANAQQAPTDYNYVGAGVGIGNVGTSDVGLSVNSKFTVADNISLRPGVITDLNFSGNGETSFLLPVTYDFNPVTNNGRLLPYVGAGLSVATEGSTTVGPLVTGGVDYRITDRIVANGGVNWSLHGNSRVNGTIGLGYTF
- a CDS encoding DsbA family protein, which codes for MDNLLTRLRNSKLVLWGIVGALVVGMLIPLLLLVPRRNQAGPPESPEAHQTIVTQVIGSMDRASLLGDSPTRGNPNAPIVLFKFSDFQCPYCVVAAGNMKSFVGNHEDDLLYVYKHFPLTQIHPEAMPSAKAAWAAQQQGQFWLYHDGLFANQARLGEELYVELAEAMGLDVEQFNRDRASAEAEAAIQQDLDLAEQLRLQGTPSFIMNDLLISGGAPPQLFEEIFSQINSLIQGQGQ
- a CDS encoding RNA polymerase sigma factor; its protein translation is MSQSADASGLNEFRPPADAPAPDVFDQALSEILGRDNPHAYPILSAIQRTLKQYHLETQYEAYEILHEAYLRGKKKLQAGEVIRNPHAWLKATAFNVIYERKRKHRESATDPQVMEAVLPDPRLTLMQQQVFVEELDLLYQALDLLNQEDPEATCLLYLRTVRDWSWARISQWLVADGQPAATEAALRQRASRAKRRLRDIFWQRIDQEMALFRLPSPLPERRQ
- a CDS encoding peptidoglycan-binding domain-containing protein, whose product is MNTEHATAPQDKLHHPSMATAASCPGPTNPALLAVEGEVPLDGLRLALQQYRSTLVHYCTLALQPDLSADDETRLGRILAQAVDDPLLSFWLDEADSWVAKHLDLLPEETLQQQQGKLRRILGQTWVDTLWQDLQHRTKALQAYLKRVGVYSGAIDGVMGPTTQHAIESLKTAYPDDWPLGYL
- a CDS encoding multicopper oxidase domain-containing protein yields the protein MKQLAVKAKTCLEQAILLVLGVSLAIGLGLTLHPPIAIAAPTSSTGPTPLTIHLGTTDGSLRFEPDHIQFVAGQRYRLVLDNPSPEKHYFTAKDFADGIWSQKVQAAGVEVKGAIHELELKPGAIAEWVFVPERPGVYELHCAIAGHAEAGMVGQLEIVANQGL